Proteins from a single region of Streptomyces vinaceus:
- a CDS encoding TetR/AcrR family transcriptional regulator, giving the protein MAGSRWSVTAPGRRRGPELERAILDAALEQLSTVGWSGLTMEGVAACAHTGKAAVYRRWPSKADLVAEVLRAGLPPIGEIPDCGSVRGDFLRLCVRMRDVMESRAGQALRAVLHECDHAHAGRFHDVVRAGLHEPAHRLIRELVQRGIERGDVRADAAGPFVVDVIPAMMMYRAKVCGSEWTDADITEMIDQVMVPLLRA; this is encoded by the coding sequence ATGGCGGGTTCGCGCTGGTCAGTGACGGCACCGGGCCGCAGGCGCGGTCCGGAACTCGAACGGGCGATCCTCGACGCGGCGTTGGAGCAGCTGAGCACCGTCGGCTGGAGCGGGCTCACCATGGAGGGTGTCGCGGCCTGCGCGCACACCGGCAAGGCGGCCGTCTACCGGCGCTGGCCGTCGAAGGCCGACCTGGTGGCCGAGGTGCTGCGGGCCGGGCTGCCGCCGATCGGCGAGATCCCCGACTGCGGATCGGTCCGGGGCGACTTCCTCCGGTTGTGTGTGCGGATGCGTGACGTGATGGAGTCGCGCGCCGGTCAGGCGCTGCGAGCGGTCCTTCACGAATGCGACCACGCGCATGCGGGCCGGTTCCACGACGTGGTCCGCGCCGGGCTCCACGAACCCGCCCATCGCCTGATCAGGGAGCTTGTCCAGCGCGGGATCGAGCGGGGCGACGTACGAGCGGACGCGGCGGGTCCGTTCGTCGTCGACGTCATTCCGGCCATGATGATGTACCGCGCGAAGGTGTGCGGGAGCGAATGGACGGATGCGGACATCACGGAAATGATCGATCAGGTGATGGTACCGCTGCTCAGGGCGTGA
- a CDS encoding ribonuclease HII has product MPYEAPTHTVERSLRATTGAKVIAGVDEVGRGAWAGPVTVCAAITGLRRPPAGLTDSKLLTQKRRDALLGVLEDWVTAYALGHASPEEIDALGMTAALRLAAERALEALPVRPDAVILDGKHDYLGAPWRVRTVIKGDQSCVAVAAASVIAKVRRDRMMAELGQHGGGCAEFAFADNAGYPSPVHRAALEELGPTPYHRLSWSYLDGLPRWRHLKKVRRSEEATELENGGQLGFDF; this is encoded by the coding sequence ATGCCGTACGAAGCACCCACCCACACCGTCGAACGCTCCCTCCGTGCAACCACCGGCGCCAAGGTCATCGCCGGGGTCGACGAGGTCGGACGAGGGGCCTGGGCCGGTCCCGTCACCGTGTGCGCGGCGATCACCGGTCTGCGCCGGCCGCCCGCCGGTCTCACCGACTCCAAACTGCTCACCCAGAAACGACGCGACGCGCTCCTCGGCGTCCTGGAGGACTGGGTCACCGCGTACGCCCTGGGGCACGCCTCCCCGGAGGAGATCGACGCGCTCGGGATGACGGCCGCCCTGCGGCTCGCCGCGGAGCGCGCCCTGGAGGCGCTGCCCGTGCGGCCCGACGCGGTGATCCTCGACGGCAAGCACGACTACCTCGGCGCACCCTGGCGGGTCCGTACGGTGATCAAGGGCGACCAGTCCTGCGTCGCCGTCGCCGCGGCCTCGGTCATCGCCAAGGTCAGACGCGACCGGATGATGGCCGAGCTCGGCCAACACGGCGGCGGATGCGCGGAGTTCGCCTTCGCCGACAACGCCGGATATCCCTCGCCGGTGCACCGGGCCGCGCTGGAGGAGCTGGGTCCCACCCCGTACCACCGGCTCTCGTGGTCGTACCTCGACGGGCTGCCCCGGTGGCGGCACCTCAAGAAGGTGCGGCGCAGCGAGGAAGCGACGGAACTGGAAAACGGAGGCCAACTCGGCTTCGATTTCTGA